The following are encoded in a window of Halosimplex halophilum genomic DNA:
- the azf gene encoding NAD-dependent glucose-6-phosphate dehydrogenase Azf: protein MDEPVLLTGAGGRVGQAVLEGLADEYEWKLLLHSPPDEEPDHEYLVGDVTDEETVAEAMDGVGAVIHLAGDPRPSAPWDSVLSNNIDGTEKMYEAAVAEGVAKFVFASSNHAVGAYETDERTPDMYRSGDEFRLDGTEFPRPGNHYGVSKAAGEVLGRYYHDEHGISVCNIRIGNLTRGHPPIDYERGQAMWLSYPDCARIHRCALEADYDFEIVYGISDNDRKYYSLERAREALGYDPQDNSAEWDGDDHVADYERDA, encoded by the coding sequence ATGGACGAGCCGGTCTTACTCACAGGTGCAGGCGGGCGCGTCGGGCAGGCCGTGCTGGAGGGGCTCGCCGACGAGTACGAGTGGAAGCTGCTCCTCCACAGCCCGCCGGACGAGGAGCCCGACCACGAGTACCTCGTCGGCGACGTGACCGACGAGGAGACGGTCGCCGAGGCCATGGACGGCGTGGGGGCCGTCATCCACCTCGCCGGCGACCCGCGGCCGAGCGCGCCGTGGGACTCGGTCCTCTCGAACAACATCGACGGCACCGAGAAGATGTACGAGGCCGCCGTCGCCGAGGGCGTCGCAAAGTTCGTCTTCGCCTCCTCGAACCACGCCGTCGGCGCCTACGAGACCGACGAGCGCACCCCCGACATGTACCGCAGCGGCGACGAGTTCCGCCTCGACGGCACCGAGTTCCCCCGCCCCGGCAACCACTACGGCGTCTCCAAGGCCGCCGGCGAGGTGCTGGGCCGCTACTACCACGACGAGCACGGCATCTCGGTGTGCAACATCCGCATCGGCAACCTGACACGGGGCCACCCGCCGATCGACTACGAGCGCGGCCAGGCGATGTGGCTCTCCTACCCCGACTGCGCCCGCATCCACCGCTGCGCCCTGGAGGCCGACTACGACTTCGAGATCGTCTACGGCATCTCCGACAACGACCGGAAGTACTACTCGCTGGAGCGCGCGAGGGAGGCGCTGGGCTACGACCCCCAGGACAACTCCGCCGAGTGGGACGGCGACGACCACGTCGCCGACTACGAGCGCGACGCGTAG
- a CDS encoding DUF7563 family protein: MPTCRNCDAVVTKSYVRVFAPNGMDQPRVCPNCEDKTRDKGDVRTKRN, translated from the coding sequence GTGCCCACTTGCCGGAACTGCGACGCCGTCGTGACGAAATCGTACGTTCGCGTGTTCGCGCCGAACGGGATGGACCAGCCCCGCGTCTGCCCGAACTGCGAGGACAAGACCCGCGACAAGGGCGACGTGCGAACCAAACGGAACTGA
- a CDS encoding Hsp70 family protein, with the protein MSDRKFLGLDFGTRRCGMAVYGDGRPELVAAGSRNGGVSSIVARSGDGQPEPGQPDTEPVPSDRRARSAKRLLVEADLADELPEALRPVATVLRRVKTTAEERLGTEMPHLVMAVPTRLSVRRRKLLADVAEVVGFSRMHPLDETTAAVMAYGHGTEANGTVLAMDVGARTVSTSLVDINGGAYEVLATTGELHFGGDDWDEAVVDWAIDRTGVETVPDSARSRLREQAERAKRDLAVHEQTEVTVPTDGRNRQLTLTRSKFEHVTTSLTGRLTDQLRQVCSDAGVTPQEIDEVVLTGQTARLPQVRSTVTEFAGSEPTDGIDPETAVARGIAVQAGVYGGRCDDVVALPSHGTAIGIRSGDGAFQPVLEQDVTFPTSETVVGTTSSDDASAMRFDVYQGNRDAVTENELIGSFRVAGLPSAPSGKPDVELSFHLDERGLLHVDAEETALETATEVTVEGDIGLSDRERKELETWLTERDR; encoded by the coding sequence GTGTCTGATCGGAAGTTTCTCGGTCTCGATTTCGGCACGCGCCGGTGCGGAATGGCGGTGTACGGAGACGGTCGACCGGAGCTCGTGGCCGCCGGTAGCCGGAACGGGGGCGTGAGTTCTATCGTCGCGCGGTCCGGCGACGGGCAACCGGAACCGGGACAGCCCGACACCGAGCCCGTTCCGTCGGACCGACGCGCTCGCTCGGCGAAGCGACTGCTCGTCGAAGCCGATCTGGCGGACGAACTGCCGGAGGCGCTACGCCCGGTAGCTACGGTCTTGCGACGGGTCAAGACGACCGCCGAAGAGCGACTCGGTACCGAGATGCCCCACCTCGTCATGGCCGTACCGACGCGGCTGAGCGTCCGACGCCGGAAGTTGCTGGCCGACGTCGCGGAAGTCGTGGGGTTCTCCCGGATGCATCCTCTCGACGAGACGACAGCGGCCGTGATGGCGTACGGACACGGGACCGAAGCGAACGGAACCGTTCTGGCGATGGATGTCGGTGCCCGGACGGTCAGTACGTCGCTCGTCGATATCAACGGCGGTGCGTACGAAGTCCTCGCCACGACCGGCGAGCTACATTTCGGCGGGGACGACTGGGACGAAGCGGTCGTGGACTGGGCCATCGACCGAACCGGTGTCGAGACAGTCCCCGATTCGGCGCGGTCTCGGCTCCGGGAACAGGCGGAGCGCGCCAAACGTGACCTGGCTGTGCACGAACAGACGGAGGTGACGGTTCCGACCGACGGGCGGAACCGCCAGTTGACACTCACGCGGTCGAAGTTCGAACACGTGACCACGTCCCTCACGGGTCGGCTCACTGACCAGCTGCGGCAGGTGTGTAGTGATGCCGGTGTCACGCCGCAGGAGATCGACGAAGTCGTGCTCACCGGACAGACGGCACGGCTCCCACAGGTTCGGTCGACTGTCACCGAGTTCGCGGGCAGTGAACCGACTGACGGGATCGACCCCGAGACGGCCGTCGCGCGCGGGATTGCAGTTCAAGCCGGCGTCTACGGCGGCCGGTGTGACGATGTCGTGGCGCTCCCGTCCCACGGGACCGCAATCGGCATTAGATCCGGCGACGGGGCGTTCCAGCCGGTTCTCGAACAGGACGTGACGTTCCCGACTTCGGAGACAGTGGTGGGCACGACCAGTTCCGACGACGCCTCGGCCATGCGTTTCGACGTGTACCAGGGCAACCGCGATGCCGTCACCGAAAACGAGCTGATCGGCTCGTTCCGAGTGGCGGGTCTCCCTTCGGCGCCGAGCGGCAAACCGGACGTAGAGCTATCCTTCCATCTCGACGAGCGCGGACTGCTCCACGTCGACGCCGAAGAGACCGCACTCGAGACAGCGACCGAGGTCACTGTCGAGGGAGATATCGGACTCTCGGACAGGGAACGGAAGGAACTGGAGACGTGGCTCACTGAGCGGGATCGCTGA